The genomic window AATCGGGCGGACGGTTCTCGAAAGGAATAAACAGTTTCCAAGGCAAGTTCGTGGGTGCCCCGAAAGCTTCAGAATTGAAGAAATTGCCCCAACGTCCGATGGCTTGACCCAAAATTAAAGAAGGTGCGACTAAGTCAGCCAGTTGCCAGAAAGAGATTTTTTGGATTCGGGCAAAAATCAAAGCTGCCAAAGTGCCACCGATGATCGCCCCATGAATCGCAATGCCTCCTTTCCAGATGGCAATGATGTCACCCGGTCTTTGGGCGTATTCTTGCCACTCAAATAAAACATAGTAGAGTCGGGCACTGGGAATCGCTGCCACAACTAGCCAGAGAGCCAAGTCGCTCGGTATATCTGGGTTGATGTGACGCCGGGAAGCCAGATATCGGGAAAGGCTGACGCCAATTAATACGGCTGAGGCAATTAACAGACCGTACCAGCGAATGGTAAACGGTCCCAGCTCAATGAGGATTGGGCCTGGAGAGGTAAATTCAAATGCCAAAGGCAGAGTGGGAATATCAAGAAGCATCGGCTTTGATTGAGTTCCAGCGTAGCCCGGACAAGACTCGCTGCTAGCACTTCATAGTTTATCGAATGCTTGATTCAAGTCTTGCATAGCAGCAGCTAAATCGCGATCGCTCACACGCCTCTAGCCAATTCTCAGTCTCCTTAAAACTTGAAAAATCAGAAACCCCTTTCAAGGAGCAATCAAGATTAAGTTCAAGCGCAACTGTTTGTCCTGTTGTTTACGACAAAACCAGTCGCTCATAGCACGGACTGGGGTTATCGATTAACTATCAAATTGTTGTAGATAAGCATGGCGGACAGATGAAGTGTCTATTGCAAGCTGGGGAACTCAAGTTGTGGAAGGCGCATTTCAAGTTGATATTCCGATTGGGAAAACCTATAAAGTGAACTCCGGCGTCGATTGAGAGGTTCTAGGATAGAGATCCTAGCGAAAACTTTTGATTATTTATGTCTGCTACGCCCGTCTCTAAGGTTCAGTCTTCTAAAGGAAGTCAGCATCAAAATCAGTCTGATGAAACTGCTCCCGTTGCTCAAGAGCAGCGGGTAACGAATAAAAACCCAGCCAGAACGATTCCTCCCCTTTTAGGGGCAAATTTAGCTGAATTAACCCAATGGGTGCTTTCTCAAGGACAACCGGCTTACCGAGGACAGCAACTGCATCAGTGGATTTATGAAAAAGGAGCGCGATCGCTTTCTGACATTACTGTATTTTCTAAGCAGTGGCGCGACCAAGTAGCAGATGTCCCGATTGGACGCTCTACGATACATCATCGTTCTGTCGCTCCAGATGACACGGTGAAGTATCTGCTGCGGTTGGCAGATGGTCAAATTATCGAAACAGTCGGCATTCCCACAGAAAAGCGCCTCACGGTGTGCGTTTCTTCCCAGGTGGGTTGTCCGATGGCTTGCGACTTCTGCGCTACGGGGAAGGGCGGTTTTACCCGCAATCTCGCACGCCATGAAATCGTCGATCAGGTGTTAACGGTTCAGGAAGACTTCAAGCGACGAGTCAGCCATATTGTATTTATGGGGATGGGCGAACCTTTACTGAATACGGTAAATGTTCTGGGAGCGCTAGAGATACTAAATAAAGATGTAGGAATTGGACAGCGTTCGATGACTCTCTCCACTGTGGGAGTACGCGATCGCATCCTCGATTTAGCGAAACATCACTTGCAAATCACCCTCGCAGTTAGCCTCCACGCACCCAATCAGGCACTTCGGGAAAAACTTATCCCCACGGCTCAGCGATATTCTCTAGAAGATTTGTTAGCAGAATGTCGCGAATATGTTCAATTAACAGGTCGCAGATTGACGTTTGAATACGTTCTGCTTGCGGGTGTGAACGATCTCCCTCAACACGCTAATGAACTTGCATCTCGCCTGCGGGGATTCCAAACTCACGTCAATTTAATTCCCTACAATCCTATCCACGATGCTGACTATCAGCGTCCGGATTCTACTCGGATTCAAGCTTTTGTGGCAGCTCTGAAAAAACAGCATATTGCTGTTAGTGTTCGCTACTCTCGTGGTTTAGAAGCCAATGCTGCCTGCGGACAACTTCGAGCTTCTAAATAATCTGTAAAAGCAATTCTTTGAGGATTGCTTTTACAATTGCTTTTACAGACGACTTGCATCCAGACCGGGTGCGTATGCTTCGATTACTCTCCCGGTT from Coleofasciculus sp. FACHB-1120 includes these protein-coding regions:
- the rlmN gene encoding 23S rRNA (adenine(2503)-C(2))-methyltransferase RlmN, which encodes MSATPVSKVQSSKGSQHQNQSDETAPVAQEQRVTNKNPARTIPPLLGANLAELTQWVLSQGQPAYRGQQLHQWIYEKGARSLSDITVFSKQWRDQVADVPIGRSTIHHRSVAPDDTVKYLLRLADGQIIETVGIPTEKRLTVCVSSQVGCPMACDFCATGKGGFTRNLARHEIVDQVLTVQEDFKRRVSHIVFMGMGEPLLNTVNVLGALEILNKDVGIGQRSMTLSTVGVRDRILDLAKHHLQITLAVSLHAPNQALREKLIPTAQRYSLEDLLAECREYVQLTGRRLTFEYVLLAGVNDLPQHANELASRLRGFQTHVNLIPYNPIHDADYQRPDSTRIQAFVAALKKQHIAVSVRYSRGLEANAACGQLRASK
- the lgt gene encoding prolipoprotein diacylglyceryl transferase — protein: MLLDIPTLPLAFEFTSPGPILIELGPFTIRWYGLLIASAVLIGVSLSRYLASRRHINPDIPSDLALWLVVAAIPSARLYYVLFEWQEYAQRPGDIIAIWKGGIAIHGAIIGGTLAALIFARIQKISFWQLADLVAPSLILGQAIGRWGNFFNSEAFGAPTNLPWKLFIPFENRPPDYQNFAYFHPTFLYESLWDLMVFGLLMTLFFRDLKEKPRLKAGTLFLVYLVAYSAGRVWIEGLRTDSLMLGSLRMAQAISLVGMALGLAGLAWVYLLRRSLPDVVSASSNDNATSEKTQR